Genomic DNA from Paenibacillus sp. MBLB1832:
GAGGAAGAAGAAGAACGACACTTGCGGCAAATGGCTGAAGGTAATGAGCACTCCAGAAACAAGCTGATTGAGCATAATTTAAGGTTAGTTGCCCATATAGTCAAAAAATTCGATAATACAGGGGAAGATTTGGAAGATTTGATCTCTATCGGGACGATCGGATTGATCAAAGCTATCGAATCTTTTTCCCCAAACAAAGGGACGAAACTGGCTACGTTTGCGGCGCGTTGTATTGAGAATGAGATATTGATGCATTTGCGTTCGTTGAAGAAGACAAGAAAAGATGTGTCCCTGCATGACCCAATCGGAACGGACAAAGAGGGGAATGAGATTACGCTCATCGACATCCTCGGCAGCGAGGCGGACGATGTCGTAGATGCGGTACAGCTGAAGATCGAGAAGAGTAAGATCTATAAGAATTTGGATATTTTGGATGACCGTGAGAAGGAAGTTGTGGTTGGTCGGTTTGGGTTGGAGTTAGGTGGGGAAGAGCGGACGCAGCGGGAGATTGCGAAGGAATTGGGGATCAGCCGCTCGTATGTGTCACGGATTGAGAAGCGGGCGCTCATGAAGTTGTATCATGAGTTTTATAAGGCGAAGCGGTGAGTTCAACGAAAAACTGCCACATCCGAGTAGTACGAGGATGATGGCAGTTTTAATTTTCGCCTGGGAACTATACGGCGAGTATGACAATCTTATCACCAAGCTGCTCGTAATAGAATGTAAATCTCATGAGGACGATTCGAGATAAGCCTTATAAGGACCGTTTTCCTCCGAATATGGCTTGCCTTAGTAAGGGGTGTTAGATGCGACTCTAAGCTTTCTTACTCGGAAGTAGACAACTCTAAGCCTTGTTCATATTCCTTTTTGCTTGCTACAGGATCGCTGGCACAATACCTGACGATCTGCGAAGGGGGCCCCCGATTCCAAGCACAGTCATTTTCGCTCCTTCCATCCTGTCTAGCTCGTCATCTTGCCGTACCGGAAATAGAAAGAAATGAAGCTAAAACGCTTCTTCTTCGCCGTTCAACTGAGTCGCGGTTGAATTGATTACAAAAATGTTGGCCTTAAAACCTGTTTTAACTGGGATGCTATCCTAATTTGATGTGGGAATAATCGGGTGTACAAGGTGGAAATCATGTTACAATCTGAGGTTGAACGGTCGGCGTAAGCAGCGGTTATTTGGGACTGTTGTTTTAGGAGGAGCTTGGGGTTGTTTTCTCCGAATATTTGAATCGGGAATAGATTATACGTGCTATTGAACTGTTTACGAATGGTGCGCTCAAGGTATACGAAATTGCGGATGTGGTCTGGGAATATGGAGCGAGAAGGGCCCTGAGGAGAGTCTCGATTAGAGGACTCTCTTTTTTATAAAGAAGTACATTTACATCATGAAATCAAAAGTACGATCATTCACATCATCGTGATGAAATGGTTAAATACAGGTATAAGCCATTAGGGGGAACCGATGAATGGACACACTGCGGGATTGAAAGAACGGACAGCGGTTAGGACAATGTTCGAATTCCTTTAATCGGTAGACTCGATGCCGGATATTGGAATGACAAGGGAGCCTTGGACAAGTTTGAACGACGGAGGGAAAAGCATGCGTAAACCACTCAAAGCTTGGTTGAGATCGGTTGTTCGATCCGTTTCATTGTTCACGTTACTACTGACGATCTGGCACTATTGTCCTCTGACAGCGGAAGCAGCTGGGGAGGATTTCAGCAGCTTTATGAAGGGAGGCACGATGTCCCATGTTAGCGAACAAGAGAATGCCGGGTTTGTATACAAGGAGAACGGTGTAGCCAAGGATCCTTTCCTGACGATGGCGGATAGTGGAGCGAATTATGCCCAGTTTGACCTGTTTACGAGCAGCGGGGCCAGAGGGTTGACTGATGTGAAAGCACTTGCCATGCGTGCGAAAAATGCCGGATTACACATATCGATCAACTTCTTCTATTCGGATGACTATTCCAACTCGCTGCCTTCCGGATGGCCCTCGGACATCGCTTCGCTCAAGACCAAGGTCTACGAATACACGACCCAAGTGCTGCAGGCTTTGGATGCTCAAGGAACGAGGCCAAGCGTCGTGAAGATTGGCAATGAAATCGACGGTCGCTTCCGAGACGGCTTTCTCCTTCCAGTCGGACAGAAGAGCACCAACTACAGTAATTTCATCGCGCTACTTAAGCAAGGTGTGGCAGCAACTCGCGATTTCGACCCATCCATAAAGATAATGATCCATTCCGCCGCTAACAACACAACAGACAATCAATCGTTCTATGGTGGCCTCGTCGCTAACAACCTTGACTTTGATATCATTGCGCTCTCCTTCTACCAAAACTGGCAAGGCAATCTCGCGAACTTGAATGATAATCTAACCTATCTTGCTAATCACTTCGATAAAAAAATCGTAATCGCCGAGACCGCCTATCCATGGACGGAAACGAACTATGATACGACAACCAATCACATACCGACTGAAACGGGATATGCACATACGACGCAGGGCCAATACGATTATCTCCAGAGAATGATGGACATCATCGCTAAGGCACCCGGAAGTAAGGGGGTAGGCATGCTCGTTTGGCCGACAGACTATATCTCAACCGCCAGTCATAAGAGCGCGTGGGATAACTCAGCTTTCTGGGATAGTTTAACGGGGAACGCCGTTTCTTCAATCACTTTGTTTCAGACGCCTGTTAAGATCGGCTCAGGAATTGCGGTCAACTTACTGACAAATCCTAGCTTTGAAACAGACGGCGCTGCCACGCAATCGGTGACGGGGTGGAGTACCTGGAGTCCAAATGCGCAGTACTCGGCAGCTGATTATACGGAAACCGGCGGATTTCTGGGTACATACCGCGCTACCCATTGGAATGCGAATCCTTATGAGGTGTACACGTTTCAAATTGTAAAAAATCTTCAGAACGGTACTTACACTCTTAAGGCATGGGTTAGATCTGGGGGAGGCCAGAGTACGGCGAAGTTATTGGCCAAAAATTTTGGATCAGCTTCGTCGCTGTTTGCAACAATTCCAAGTAGCGGGGCTTGGACACAAATCACCATACCGAATATTGGAGTAACGAACGGCCAATGCGAGGTTGGCGTATATTCAGTGGCAGCCACGGGTCAGTGGCTATCGTTTGATCAGGTAGAGTTGTACAGACAATAAGCATGTGAGCCCCTGGATGTTGAACCGGGGGTTCGTCGTAATTTTTCCAATTAAGACAGAAGTGGTGAAGATGATGCTAATGGATTCGTTCAATGAAACAGATATTAAGCAAGTTTTCGGGTCTGGCATGACCTTTAGCCCGTTCCCCAAAATTCAAGAGAGGGAGAAGTGGAAACAGCTCCCTAAAGAGTTAACAGATTTTTGGATATCCGAGGCGGAGCGGTGGAAGGGGTATTCCTGGCCGATATCTTCGGCTGTACGTTTTATGGATTTTAAGAGAAATGGTAACCGTACCGATTACGAACAATCTCACTTTAATAGACGAAGCGCGCTAAGTAGTCTTGTCATAGCGGAATGTATGGAGGATCAGGGACGCTTCATGGAGGATATCATTAATCTAATATGGGCGATTTGCGAGGAATCCTTCTGGGGATCGCCTGCTCATAATGGGCATCTGAATCCTTCTCTGCATCTTCCGGATGTTCGTGAGCCTTATATTGATTTGTTTGCAGCTGAAACAGGCGCACACCTAGCCTGGTATGTTTATTTACTTGCAGATCGTTTGAATGCGTACACACCTGAAATTATTCATCGTATTCACATTGAACTCAAACGCCGCATCCTTGATGTTTATCTGACCCGTGATGATTTTCATTGGATGGGATTTAAGGATCCAAACAAGAAGGTGAATAATTGGAATGTATGGTGCAACTCCAACTGCTTGGCAGTCTTTCTATTGTCAGAGCCAGATGTCACCCGGCGCGTGCAAGGGATATTGAAGGTAATCCGCAGTATGAATCGTTTCATAGAGTCTTATGGTGAAGATGGTGGTTGTGACGAGGGCCCCTCCTATTGGGGACGTGCGGCTGGCTCGTTGTTTGACGCATTGGAAATGATCTTTCACACGTCGGGTGGGCGATTATCGATTTACAACGATCCCAAGATTCAAGAGATGGGCCGATTCAGATACAAAATGGTGATTAGTGATCATTATGCTGTAAATTTTGCAGATAGCGGTTCACGGGTAGACGTTCTTGTTGATACTGCTTATGGCTTTGGTCAAAGAATAGGAGACCGCAGATTAATGGCGCTGGCTTCC
This window encodes:
- the sigK gene encoding RNA polymerase sporulation sigma factor SigK, with the protein product MPGFFSAIAVLIKQLTLLVSYVKNNAFPQPLTEEEEERHLRQMAEGNEHSRNKLIEHNLRLVAHIVKKFDNTGEDLEDLISIGTIGLIKAIESFSPNKGTKLATFAARCIENEILMHLRSLKKTRKDVSLHDPIGTDKEGNEITLIDILGSEADDVVDAVQLKIEKSKIYKNLDILDDREKEVVVGRFGLELGGEERTQREIAKELGISRSYVSRIEKRALMKLYHEFYKAKR
- a CDS encoding glycosyl hydrolase 53 family protein codes for the protein MRKPLKAWLRSVVRSVSLFTLLLTIWHYCPLTAEAAGEDFSSFMKGGTMSHVSEQENAGFVYKENGVAKDPFLTMADSGANYAQFDLFTSSGARGLTDVKALAMRAKNAGLHISINFFYSDDYSNSLPSGWPSDIASLKTKVYEYTTQVLQALDAQGTRPSVVKIGNEIDGRFRDGFLLPVGQKSTNYSNFIALLKQGVAATRDFDPSIKIMIHSAANNTTDNQSFYGGLVANNLDFDIIALSFYQNWQGNLANLNDNLTYLANHFDKKIVIAETAYPWTETNYDTTTNHIPTETGYAHTTQGQYDYLQRMMDIIAKAPGSKGVGMLVWPTDYISTASHKSAWDNSAFWDSLTGNAVSSITLFQTPVKIGSGIAVNLLTNPSFETDGAATQSVTGWSTWSPNAQYSAADYTETGGFLGTYRATHWNANPYEVYTFQIVKNLQNGTYTLKAWVRSGGGQSTAKLLAKNFGSASSLFATIPSSGAWTQITIPNIGVTNGQCEVGVYSVAATGQWLSFDQVELYRQ